A stretch of Physeter macrocephalus isolate SW-GA chromosome 6, ASM283717v5, whole genome shotgun sequence DNA encodes these proteins:
- the IFNG gene encoding interferon gamma, producing the protein MKYTSYFLAFQLCVILGSSGSYCQAPFFKEIENLKEYFNASNPDVAEGGPLFLEILKNWKDESDKKIIQSQIVSFYFKLFESLKDNQIIQRSMDIIKQDIFQKFLNGSSEKLDNFKKLIQIPVDDLQIQRKAISELIRVMNDLSPRSNLRKRRRSQNLFRGQRASK; encoded by the exons ATGAAATATACCAGTTATTTCTTAGCTTTTCAGCTGTGCGTGATTTTGGGTTCTTCTGGCTCTTACTGCCAGGccccattttttaaagaaatagaaaacctaaagGAATATTTT aatGCAAGTAACCCAGATGTAGCTGAGGGTGGGCCTCTTTTCTTAGAAATTTTGAAGAATTGGAAAGAT GAGAGTgacaaaaaaataattcagagccAAATCGTCTCCTTCTACTTCAAACTCTTTGAAAGCTTAAAAGATAACCAGATCATTCAAAGGAGCATGGATATCATCAAGCAGGACATATTTCAGAAGTTCTTAAATGGCAGCTCTGAGAAACTGGATAACTTCAAAAAGCTGATTCAAATTCCG GTAGATGATCTGCAGATCCAACGCAAAGCCATAAGTGAACTCATCAGAGTGATGAATGACCTGTCGCCAAGATCTAACCTCAGAAAGCGGAGGAGAAGTCAGAATCTGTTTCGAGGCCAGAGAGCATCGAAATAA